The Sabethes cyaneus chromosome 3, idSabCyanKW18_F2, whole genome shotgun sequence DNA window gatctgtcgaaaattccaaatatttttatcaactgtttgtttataataaacactagaaaacaattggtgttttgggggcaaaatgaacacttcactatgggggcaaaatgaactatGTGTacaatgatgttttattttccatatatcAGCAGCCAGaacctaattacaattcaatcaataaaaatgatcgagtctctcgaaaaataacggaaaatgaccgatgaagcgagttgaaagtcaagcattatatgaacgtggcgaagatacattatgttaactttgtggagtcctattttaattttagcagccttgttgaatatctacagcttatgtagaacaatgataaggtaaaataatgtttaatttatccaaactgcatgttaactttagttttctatgacatgttcattttgtcctcactgcatgttcattttacccacacgaaaaaaatcaggctcgaatgtgacacTTTCGAAAATAAGGGATTTTTCATGACAtatcgtcctttttcaaacatctttatattttgctacgtggaatatgaatccagctttcaattcatgtagtgcgttcagcatttggttggttcctggggaagcaaatggcgacattgctaagggtgttcattttccccccagttcccctatcaCCTGATACCTGAAAATCTAAGGAAATGAGCTTgacaaaaaacatttttcattatCTGCTATCACCTTACGATTGAATTTTAAAGAATTTGTTATCTCGCTTTTGGCCTACAAATATAGAGATGACAATGCATTTTCTGAACTGTTGAAGCTGTTGAGCTTGaacagatgattttattttcgtttttttcgatAGCGGTCACGTTGTGGAGCTAGAAAACACCGGTTGCTGCGTTATTGTGGTTATTTTGGTTGTCAGGTATGTAGTATGTTTATACTTTGGTGTGGGTTACTGCGCATGCCACAAATACGCTGCTGCTAGTCTCGTCGGTCTGATGGCAGACACATATTTTACGTCACGTTAGTTGTCGTTGCTGACAGTTGTGTAATTTTTATCAGTTTGTGCTATCTGCTATACCAAACCGATTGTCGTTTAAAGCTTTCCATCCAGTATTATAATTGCCATTGATTAAgattgtttgtcattttttacaAAACTAGAGGATGGATTTTACGGGTAAGGTTGTACTGATTACCGGCGCCTCGTCCGGGATTGGTGAAGGAACGGCAAAGCATTTAGCAAAGTATGGCGCTACTTTGGTGCTGACCGGGCGCAACAAAGACAACTTGAATAAGGTTGGTGCGGCTTGTGAAGCCCTATCGAAGCAGAAGCCACTACTATTGGAAGCTGATGTTACCAAAGTGGAGGATAACAAAAAGGTAATAGATGAAATTACAGCTAAACTGGGACGCTTGGACGTCCTGGTCAATAATGCCGGTATCATTGCAAATGGGTCAATTGAAAATACAAGCTTGGAACAGTATGATGAGGTCATGAACACAAACGTCCGGGCAGTATATCATCTGACAATGTTGGCCGTTCCGTTGCTGATTGAAAATAAAGGTAATATCGTGAATGTGAGCAGCGTAGCTGGGAATAGATCTTTTCCAGGAATTTTGGCATACGGAATTTCGAAAGCAGCAATTGACCAATTTACTAGATGTGTTGCTTTGGAGTTAGCAGCAAAACAAGTCCGTGTTAATGCAGTGAATCCTGGTTGGTGTTGAAATTGCTCAGGATATCGTACAGGATTATAATTGTGTTTTGCTTGCAGGAGTGATTGTTACCGACATCCATAAACGCGGTGGAATGGACGAGAAAGCCTATGCTGAGTTtctggaaaaatgtaaacaaacccaCGCCTTGGGTCGTCCAGGGGAACCGGGGGAAGTTGCTGCTACTATAGCATTTTTGGCTTCGGATGCGGCGAGTTTCATAACGGGCGTAACGCTTAATGTTGACGGTGGGCGTCACGCCATGTGTCCAAGATAGAACATAATGTTCGAGAGAACCGTGCCTTAGAATTTTTCAAGAATATCATGTTTTTCAAGCATTTTGTGGtgtagaaaaaataaatattttggtCCTGTTGTACTATTTTATTAGACTGCCAAATAAACAGTAAATTATGAttcactttaaaatatattgctCCGTACTTTCATAGGAAGTGGTTAAGATATTCATAAGATGTAAAGGAATATCTCAATACTGGACAAAAATGGAAGGTATTCTCCATGctgccagcaaaatcaaatggataaaacaactcgttcgaaataagtCGAACAAAATTAAGATCTGCCGAAATACAGAATGTAAGTGAATAATAAGGGTCATTAATTatgatgtcaatcaaaattaacacaGACAAACCTTGCAAATTCAAACATTTATTAGCTTATTGCATCAATGCGTACTGTAATTGACAAATTATTCACGCACATATGCTCTAATAATAACAAAATGCAATGTAAATGCAAGTAGAAAATCAATATCATTCAAACTCCAAAATTCGCCAATTTCGCATCATCGTTGTTTGTTTTTCCTTATCTCGGGCACATGGCATGCCGTCCGCCGTCGACCGGCAGACTCGCTCCGGTGATAAACGATGCCGATTCACTCGCCAGAAATACGATTGCGTCGGCCACTTCCGTAGCCTGCCCTGGCCGTCCCATGGCATGAGTAGTTTTGGAGTGCTCCAAAAATTTCCCGTACGTTTCCTCGTCCATTCCGCCGCGTTTGTGCAGATTCGTTACCGTCACCCCCGGGTTGACGCAATTGACTCGAACGTTTTTGGCAGCCAACTCTAGAGCGACGCAACGCGTAAACTGATCAACGGCCATTTTAGATATGTTGTACGCCAAAACTCCCGGGAACGAACGGATTCCGTTGACACTGGACACGTTGACTACGTTGCCCTGGGATTTGATCAGATGTGGCACCGCCAGCATAGTCAAATGATAGATCGCTCGGATGTTGGTGTTCATCACTCTATCGAACTGTTCTAGGCTGGTCGTTTCGATCGTACCGGTTTCAATAATTCCCGCATTATTTACCAACACATCGAGTCTGCCGAACTTTTCGATGGTGGCCTTGAGAATTTTTTCCGTATCGGCCTCTTTACTGATATCGCCGGACACTACGAATGGTGCCGAACTTCCACTGGATGAGCATTTTGCTGCAATATCATTCAGATTTTCTAGTTTGCGACCGGTCAGGGCAAGGGAGGCGCCCAGTTTGGATAATTTCACGGCCGTGGCAGCTCCGATTCCGCTGCTTGCCCCGGTAATAAGAACCACTTTGCCGGCGAAGTTCATTGCTGTATTACGTAAAACCGGTAAATAACACAATGCGACTGAACCGAACCGTCACTGATAAACAAGTTAATTGAGAGCTGGCTTGGCTGGCCACTATTTTGATGTTGCTAATGGGCCCTTTCATTGGTGTGAGTGGAAACGAAAAGCATCCGTTAGGGTAATTGGCCCTGGGGTTATATTATTGCATTGGAATAACATACTGTTTAGAGCTTAGACAAACGATGAAAAACTCATCCATTTAAGTGTAAAGTAATTGTTTCTATTCTTCCGTATGGCACAGGAAAAATTAGGTCCATTTACCTTAGTGCTACGAAGCTACATTTAGGCGCAAACCTAATTAGACTCTAAAGTAGAGGTTTGTCGTAAAAATCTGATTACCGGATTTCTATACCGTGGTTTTGTATTAAGCAAAAAAAGTAATACACGTTGCATACATTTAGGCTTTCTATAAGGTGAGGTTAGGACAAATTTTTGTGCGAGATTTTCAGTGAAATACACCTATTGATCTAAGTTCCGAGCTCTAAAAGCTACAATAACAATATTCTcataaagaaaataacaaaaatgaatgATTCATCAGATGCAAAATCCACAAACTAGCGGCTAAACTATCGCTAACAAGCAACACTACTGGTTGTtggtcaaaatattttttaattgaagCGCTTAATTTTGTGCTGCTAAGACTCTGCTCAAGGACGAGTTCATTAAAACTTCTTGAGGCACCAAGAGAAGAAAAAAGTCATAATCGCGGGACGAAGCAGTCGGCTACAGAATATGATTTGACCGCTCCTTTATTATGGGAGGTTGAGAAGAAGGAAAAATTATTGCTAATTGCTACAAAAAGGGTATACACTGAGCTTTGAGACGATTGATGATACAAGCGAAGCTGTCTTTAATTTCAGCTCTGCCTAATGGAACCGCAAAAACGTTCAGTATACATTCCCGCTggcaattattaaaaaaaggaCCAAATCCTTAAGCTATAAtgcaatttgaaataaatattaGAGCTGTTGAAGACATAAAGGCAATTAAGtgttttttgatgaaaatatgACTCAGATTTACTAATCAAAGGATAGAAGGAAATGTTGAAAAAGAAATTTAATATTATGGTTGAAACAACGTCCAACAAACAAGGGAATGTTTGAAAAGCAAACATCTCTTTTCGCATATTTTAAGTTACAGTCTATAATAACCTGAATACATGTTTTCAAGTTTGCCCCAAGCCATTGAATTTATAGTGCAATTCAACAGAATCTACAGAAACGTTACCGGCTGGAATTAAACGTTGCCCTCTGGTGGGAATTGCATTTCCCATGCCCACTCCAACAAATGCCAATTATTGCCGAACCAACACGATTTCGAAGTCCGAGCTTCAATATGTGGTGAATCGAAATTACATTCCAACTAAATattataccttcaaaataacGAGTTGACTTAATCCACCGGGCAATCGCTTGATGAATATATAATCAAAAATTGCATGGGCGGACCAGTCAGTGTCGCACCGCACGAGTGCGTGATCGAATATGAATATCCCTACGTGATCCTGTGTGTAGAATACACTGTTTTGCAATTGCACAGGGAACAAAATCCAATTTGAATTAAAACGTTGCATTCAGCGTCAGCGCAGAGAACGCAACGAATGAAGTGCCATTAGCTTCCCAAACAAATTTTCTGGCGTTTGGTTGTATTAAATGGGAAAACAAGTTTTCCATTTAAAATAAGTttgcaagaaaatttaattattataaAACGAGAAAACTAAAGCAAATGCTTGTAATAGAAATAATTGCCACCAAACGCAGGGAAACACATGACAGCGAGAAGCTATTTTGAATAGAAGTCTGTTCGATTTCCTTAATAAGTAAGAC harbors:
- the LOC128743850 gene encoding 3-oxoacyl-[acyl-carrier-protein] reductase FabG-like; amino-acid sequence: MDFTGKVVLITGASSGIGEGTAKHLAKYGATLVLTGRNKDNLNKVGAACEALSKQKPLLLEADVTKVEDNKKVIDEITAKLGRLDVLVNNAGIIANGSIENTSLEQYDEVMNTNVRAVYHLTMLAVPLLIENKGNIVNVSSVAGNRSFPGILAYGISKAAIDQFTRCVALELAAKQVRVNAVNPGVIVTDIHKRGGMDEKAYAEFLEKCKQTHALGRPGEPGEVAATIAFLASDAASFITGVTLNVDGGRHAMCPR
- the LOC128743849 gene encoding uncharacterized oxidoreductase TM_0325-like encodes the protein MNFAGKVVLITGASSGIGAATAVKLSKLGASLALTGRKLENLNDIAAKCSSSGSSAPFVVSGDISKEADTEKILKATIEKFGRLDVLVNNAGIIETGTIETTSLEQFDRVMNTNIRAIYHLTMLAVPHLIKSQGNVVNVSSVNGIRSFPGVLAYNISKMAVDQFTRCVALELAAKNVRVNCVNPGVTVTNLHKRGGMDEETYGKFLEHSKTTHAMGRPGQATEVADAIVFLASESASFITGASLPVDGGRHAMCPR